Below is a genomic region from Brucella sp. BE17.
GGGCATTGCCCGGATGATCCGATGTGTTTGATGGCGTTCTTTCAGCCGATCAAGCGTAATGCCTGCCATAACCGAAATGAGCAGTTTGTCCGGCGCCTTGATCTCAAGCGAAAGCCAGTCATGCGGACGAACGGCAAGAATGATGATATCGCAACGATCCGCAAGCTCCTGATTGTCAGACGTCCAATAACAATCCGCAAAATGATGCGGCCTCCTGCTGCGATAAGACATTGCCAAACCGGCGGGCTTGATGGTGCCCGTGTCGAGTATAGCGCTGGCGATGGCTCCCCCAAGCCATCCGCTTCCACCCGCTATGCCGATTTTAAGCGATGTGCTCACGGATGGCGCTCTCCTTCGTCTCTTGCAAAGCCGTGCCGCGCGAAGAAACGATCGAGTTCACGCTGCTGCGGAGCCTCACCGGTATAAATAGCGATATATTCTGGAATGCGCTTCATGCGTGTCTGGATGTCTTCCTGAGACTGCATCGAAATATAGCCGATCTGCACCAGATAGGTTGTGCGTGCGCGTACATCCGCGCTGATCTCGGATTGGCTAAAGCGCATGAACATACGCTTGAGCGCCTCGATGCGGTGCTGATCAGCCTTCCGTACTTCATCAAGAATATTGGATGACTGAAGCGCCCAACTGCGGACCGCGAATTCAAATTGTGAATCGAACAGGTCCTTGTTCAGCCAGCAATCGAAGACATTGAGCATCGCTTCGGCGAGCGATTCCGCATAGGCCTCCGATTGCTTTACAATGCCGCCGGTATTTTTATCGCGCCAGCGTGCCATCAGCCCGTCGAGCAATTCGTCGCGGTCTTTGAAGAACCAGTAGAAGCTCGTTCGCGACAGGGTGAGTTTTTTTGCCAGCGGAAGAATTTTGACGGAGTCGACGCCGGATTCCAACAACGACTGATACGCTGCCTCGAGCCATCCCTCAGCCGATCCCCGCCAACCATTTTCCTGAACAAGCTGATCCATGGTCTGATTTTAACCAGAGCGAAATGGCATGCGCAAGCAGAATGTACATATGTGTCAAATTAACACACCATAATGTTTTGGAAGTTGACACTTATGTACATTTTGACTTAGCGTCACTTAAAATAATGAAAATGGGAACTCTGCACGTGTCGAACGACCCGCTTCTTCAACCCTATCAACTCAAGCATCTAACTTTGCGCAATCGCATCATGGTGACGGCGCACGAGCCAGCCTATCCCGAGGAGGGCATGCCGAAGGAGCGTTACCGCACCTATACGGTGGAGCGTGCCAAGGGCGGGGTGGCGCTGACCATGACCGCAGGCTCCGCGGCGGTATCGCGGGACAGTCCACCGGTTTTCAATAATCTGCTTGCCTACAAGGACGAGATTGTTCCCTGGGTGAGGCAGATGACGGATGCCGTGCACGAAGAGGGCGCGGCAATCATGATCCAGTTGACCCATCTCGGGCGGCGCACACGCTGGGACAAGGGCGACTGGCTTCCTGTCGTCGCCCCTTCGCACCATCGTGAGGCGGCGCACCGCGCCTTTCCCAAAAAGATTGAGGATTGGGACATTGAGCGGATCATCCGGGATTTTGCCGATGCGGCCGAGCGCATGCAGGCGGGGGGCATGGATGGCATCGAGCTTGAGGCCTATGGTCATCTGATCGACCAGTTCACTTCTCCGCTCACCAACGAGCTCAGTGCCCCCTATGGAGGGGATCTCGATAACCGGTTGCGCTTTTGTCTGGATGTATTCCGTGCCATCCGCAAGCGAGTCGGCGAGGAGTTTATTCTGGGCGTTCGTTATACAGCCGATGAAAACCTTTCAGGTGGTACCGATAAGGCGGAAGGTCTGGAAATTTCGCGCCGCCTCAGGGATAGCGGGCTTATCGACTATCTTAATGTCATTCGCGGTCATATCGATACCGATCCGGGCCTAACGGATGTCATTCCCATTCAGGGCATGGCCAGCGCGCCACATCTCGATTTCGCGGGTGATATCCGTAAGGCAACGTCTTTCCCGACGTTTCACGCCGCCAAGATCCAGGATGTAGCGACAGCGCGTCATGCCATCGCGAGCGGTAAGGTGGACATGATCGGCATGACCCGCGCGCATATGGCGGACCCGCACATCATTCGCAAGATCACCGAGCGGCGGGAGGAAGATATTCGGCCATGCGTTGGCGCAAATTATTGCCTCGATCGCATCTATCAGGGGGGGCTGGCTTTCTGTATCCACAACGCCGCAACTGGGCGTGAGGAAACCATGCCGCATAGTGTTGCGAAGGCACCGCATCGCAAAAAGGTCGTGATCGTCGGTGCCGGTCCGGCTGGCCTTGAAGCTGCGCGTGTGGCTGGCGAGCGCGGACATGATGTCGTTGTCTTCGAGGCAGCAAGCCAGCCTGGCGGCCAGATCAGGCTGACCGCGCAAAGCGAACGCCGCCGTGAAATGATAAGCATCATCGACTGGCGTATGGCGCAGTGTGAGAAACACGATGTGCAGTTTCGCTTCAACAGCTGGGCCGAACTGGACCTGATCATAGCGGAAAAGCCGGATGTGGTTATCGTTGCAACCGGCGGGCTGCCGCACACGGACATACTCTCTCAAGGCAACGAACTGGTCGTTTCGGCCTGGGACATCATCTCGGGCGACGTGAAGCCTGCAACCAATGTCCTGATCTTCGATGATGCAGGCGACCATGCAGGGCTACAGGCGGCAGAAATTCTTGCCAGAAGTGGGGCTAAAGTCGAGATCATGACGCCTGACCGTTCTTTTGCCCCAGAAGTCATGGCGATGAATCTTGTGCCTTATATGCGATCATTGCAGAAGCATGACGTCACATTCACGGTTACTTTCCGTCTGGAGGCGGTCGAGAAAAGCGGAAATCATCTGCTGGCAAAAGTTGGCAGTGATTATGGTGGCGTTGCAAGGCAGCGCATAGTCGATCAGGTCATCATCAATCACGGCACGATCCCGCTCGACGAACTTTATTGCGACCTCAAACCCCTGTCAGTCAATCTCGGAGAAACCTCATACGATCAATTGCTTGCGGGGGACCCGCAATCGGTTAAGCGCAATCCTGATGGTCGCTTTCAACTGTTTCGGATTGGCGATGCTGTTGCTGCACGCAATACGCATGCCGCAATTTATGACGGTCTCAGACTGGCCAAGGATATATGATCACGCGATGCTTTCAACCAGCCAATCTGCAAACACATGCGCCCTTTTGGTCGCCCTTGGGTGAATTTTCAGATGAAAAGCCGCAGGCGAAGAAATACTATCGGGTACCAGTTGCACGAGTTTTCCATCCTCGATCAGTTTGGCGATGAGACCGTCCCATCCCAGTACCGCGCCGATATCGTCCTGCGCGGTCTGGAGGGCGATCATGTAATTACTGACATAAAAATTCCGCCCTTTACCCGATGGCTGCCGCAGTGCCACAAGCCAGTCGGGCCATTGGGTCCAGCTGTTTCCTTCGCCGCTTGAGTGAATGAGCGGCACGTTGAGCAGATCAGCAAGCGATGAGATGGCGTGTTGTGATGCAAATTCCGGGCTGCCTGCGGCGATAATACGGTCCTGAAAAAGCGTTCTGTAAACACCGTCCTCTGCCCGCGGTTCACCATAATGAATGCTGAGATCACAGCGGCTGGCTGGTGAGGGAACATCGCTGACGATCTGGGCGATGGTGATTTCGGGATGGATTTTCCAGAACGCCGAGATTCTTGGCGTAAGCCAGAGCGCGCTGACTGCCGAGGTGGAACGGATCGTAACGTCCACCTTTTGGGGATGGTCGCGTATCTGGCTTGTAGCATCGGAAATTGTTTCAAACCCGCGCTGCAGGGCTACGAACAGTAAAGCCCCGTTTTGCGTCAGTTCGACACCTTTGCTGCGCCTTGTAAAAAGGGCGCAGCAAAGGTCGTTTTCAAGCGCCTTTATCTGATGACTTATCGCGGCAGGCGTCACGTTGAGTTCACCCGCAGCCTGCTTGAAGCTTAGATTGCGTGCTGCCGCTTCGAAACAGACGAGCGCGGTAACCGAGGGCAGATCATAAGGTCTCGCCATATCATTTCCTTATTTCAAAGTCGCCCTTTGTGTCAGGTCTGAGATTAGTAAAACTAAATCAAGATGAAAAAAAGTGCTATTGCGAAAGTGGCGATGCGGCGCGAAACTTTTAGACAAGTTCAAAACTGGAACAGGGAACTGAGTTAAATGGGCACACCGCTTTCCATTCAGGAGTTGCTTGCACACCGTCGGCCCGGCCACGCGCTGGAACAACCTTTTTATACCGCGCCGGAAATCTACGATCTCGATCTTGAGCATATTTTCTATAAGGAGTGGCTTTATGCCATTCCCTCCTGTCAGCTGAAGAAACCGGGTAGCTATGCAACGCTGCGCGTCGGTGCCTATGAGGTTATGATCGTTAAAGACCGTGATAATGAAATCCGGGCTTTCCATAATTCATGTCGGCATCGCGGATCGCGTATCTGCAAGTCCCGCGAGGGTACGGTGGCAAAACTTGTCTGCCCCTATCATCAATGGACCTATGAGCTGGATGGCAGACTTATCTGGGCCAATGATATGGGGCCGGATTTTGATCCGTCCGCGCATGGCCTGAGACCGGTTAGCCTGCGTAACCTTTGCGGGCTGATCTATATCTGCCTTGCCGAGACGCCGCCGCCTTTCGAGCCCTTTGCCGATATGGCACGGCCTTATCTAGAGGTCCACGATCTGGAGAATGCCAAGATCGCTTATTCCTCGACGATTGTCGAAAAAGGCAACTGGAAACTGGTGTGGGAAAATAACCGCGAATGCTATCATTGCAGCAGCAACCACCCCGCGCTTTGCCGGTCGTTTCCGCTTGACCCGGAAGTGGCGGGTGTGAGTGCCGATGGATCAATATCGGCGCGACTTCAGGCGCATTTCGATCGCTGCGAGGCGTCAGGCGCACCGGCGCGGTTCCGTCTGGAAGGCGAGGGGCAATATCGTCTGGCGCGCATGCCGCTTCAGGAAAAAGCCGTAAGCTACACGATGGATGGCAAGGCGGGCGTGACGCGGCAACTGGGCCGGGTTGCATTGCCTGATGCGGGCGCTCTGCTCGCATTTCATTACCCCTCGACATGGAACCACTTCCTGCCGGATCATTCGCTGACTTTCCGCGTCACGCCGATCGGTGTCAACGAAACTGAAGTGACCACCACATGGCTCGTCCACAAGGATGCGGTGGAAGGCGTGGACTATGATCTGAGCCGTCTGACTGAAGTGTGGATCGCCACAAACGACGAGGACCGGGAAATCGTCGAAACCAATCAGGAGGGGATTCTGTCTCCCGCCTATATTCCAGGGCCTTACTCACCCAATCAGGAAAGCGGCGTCATTCAGTTTATCGACTGGTATGCCGACAGGCTCAATCGTTCTGCCGTGCCGTTCCAGCTGGCTGCGGAATGAGAAGGTGCAGCCTTATGGCTGCACCGTTTTATCAATACGCCGACCGCTTGAACTGTCGAAGATGTGCAGATCGGACGGGTCCACATCGACGCCAACATTCTGTCCATCGGTAAGCTTTACCGTGGACGGCACGGAGATATTGAGCTCATGCGATCCTGCGCGCAGCGTCACCAGACGTGTTTCGCCATGGAACTCGTTGCGTTCGACCTGCCCGCGTAGAACACCCCCGGTATCGTTCAGGCGAAATGCACCGGGGCGGATGCCGACGGTTACATCCTTTGGCTCGATGGCAAAAGGAACGTCAATATTGAGAGTATCACTCGAAAGTCTGCCGTCGCTGACCTGCATCGGCAGGAAGTTCATATTCGGCGTGCCGATGAAGCTTGCGGCAAACAAGGTGGCGGGGGTATGGTATATTTCTTCCGGCGTTCCCATCTGCTCGATATGGCCATCCTTCATCAGGATAATCCGGTCGGCCAGGGTCATGGCTTCCAGCTGGTCATGAGTCACATAAATGCTTGTGGTTTTGAGATTGCGGTGCAGCCGTGCGATCTCCACGCGCAGACTGCCGCGCAATTTGGCGTCGAGGTTTGACAGCGGTTCATCGAAAAGGAACACCTGAGGCGTTTTGATCATCGCGCGTGCAATCGCCACACGCTGCTGTTGACCGCCGGACAATTCCAATGGCTTGCGCGTCAGATAAGGCTGCAGGCCAAGAGATTCCACGACCGGCACCAGTCGTTCATGGATCGCTTTTTTATCGACCCGGGCGCGCTCCAGTCCAAAGATGATGTTTTCGCGCACATCCATATGTGGATAAAGCGCATAGTTCTGGAACACCATAGCGATGCCGCGGTCACCTGGATCGCGTTCATTCACGCGTTCTCCGCCGATTAGTAGATCGCCTCCGGTGATATCCTCAAGCCCCGCGATCATGCGCAGGATTGTGGATTTACCGCAGCCGGACGGGCCTAAAAAAACAACGAATTCATGATCCCGGATATTCAGATCGAAGTCTTGAATCACTTCTTGGGTGCCGTAGACCTTGCGGATGGAACGGCATTCGACAGTCGCCATTACTGAGCCTCCCCGTCGAGAAGAATCTGGAGTTTCACATCTGTCGGGCGGCCTTCGGCGGCGCGCTCAAAGGCGGCGATGGATTGGTCGAACGTGAAAGTCGCCGATACCAGAGGCTTGAGATCCACCTTGCCTGCAGCAATCAGCGCCAATGCGCGATCATAGACATTTGCATAGCGGAACACCGTTTCGATACGACACTCGCGTGCGGTAGCGGCGGATACATCAAAAGGCACGGGTTCCGGCGGCAGGCCGACCAGAACGACTGCTCCACCGGGGCGGACGATTTTGAATAGATCGCGGATTGCCGCCGCAGCCCCTGAACATTCAAATACGATATCTGCGCCCCAGCCGTCGGTGGCTTCATTTACGGCGTCGACGATATTGATTGTATTCAGATTGATGCCGCTGATGCCCGCATAGGTCTCGGCCAGTTTCAGCTTGTCTTCGGACAGGTCTGAGATCAGCACGCGCGAGCATCCGCCGGCAAGTGCGGCCAACGCCACCATGATGCCGATGGTACCGCATCCCGTCACCACCGCCGTGTCACCCGGTGCGATGCGGGCACGGGTTGCCGCCTGCATGCCGACGGCGAAAGGCTCAACCATTGCGCCTTCGGCAAAGGAAACAGTGTCCGGAAGCTTGTAAGTGAAACTGGCCGGATGCACAGTTTCGGGACAAAGAACGCCATGGATCGGGGGTGTGGCCCAGAAGCGGACTGACGGGTCGACATTATACATGCCGAGTTTTGATGCCCGAGAGAGCGGATCAGGAATGCCCGGCTCCATGCAGACACGGTCGCCAACTTTCAGATGGGTGACATTGGCCCCCACTTCGCTCACCGTTCCTGCGGCTTCATGGCCGAGCACCATCGGCTCGTTGACCACGAAATCGCCGATACGACCATGGGTGTAATAGTGCACGTCACTGCCGCAAACGCCGACCGTGTGCAGTTTGATGCGCACATCGTCCGCGCCCATTTGAGTGGGCAGATCGATATCGCGCAGATTGAGTTCGCCGACGCGCTCCAGAACAAGTGCTTTCATGTGATCAGTCCTGATTTTGTTTTTTTGAGAAGGCGGCATTGAGACCACCGGCCAGCAATCCGAGAAGGATGAGCGGCGGCAGCGACAGCAAGACCACGGCGGCGTTCAGAATGCCCCAGGGCACATTCATGCCAAGCTGCGACATTTCCGAAGCGATGATCGGCAGGGTTTTCGCATTAGACGTTGTCAGCATCATCGCCAGCAGAAATTCGTTCCAGACCAGCACAAAAGCAAAGGCGATGGCCCCGAATATCTGAAAACGCGCGATAGGCAGCGACATGCGAAAGAATGTGGCGTAGCGTCCCAATCCATCAACCCGCGCCGCTTCCTCGACATGCAGGCTGACCCGTTCGAATGCCGGGACCGAGAGCCAGATCGTGATCGAGGCGGTGGTGATGAAGTAGGTTACGATCAGCGACAAGCGCGTATCGTAAAGACCAAGCCCCAGCCAGATGACCAGCATCGGAATGGCAACGGCGACGGGCGGCAGAAAGCGCAGCGACAACACGAAGAACTGTGCTTCAGCCGTCAGCCGGTTTTTGTAACGCGCAATCACATAAGCCGCTGGAACGCCCAGAAGTGCTCCGAAGACCACCGCAGCCGAACAGATGATGACGGAGTTCGTCAAAGCGCGGGCCACGGAACGACGGTTGAGCACATAGCTCATATTGTCCCATACCGGCTGAAACAACAATTTCGGCGTGCTGACCAGAAGGTCGGCATTGGTTTTGAAGGCGTTCAGAAGCGTCCACAGAAGCGGTAACACCACCAGAGCCGACGCTATCAGCAGGATAGCACGAAGAAACAGGGTGGAAGCCTTCATCGGTTCAGCCTCTTCCATGCAACGGTGAAGATTATGATCGTCAGGACCATCATGATGACGGCCATGGATGAGGCGTAGGATATCTTTCCGGCCTCGATGAAGCCTTGCGAATAGGCATACATATCGAGCGTTTCAGTCGAAATGCCTGGGCCGCCCCGTGTCATCACATAGACGAGGTCGAAGGAGCGTAGGCTTTCGATTGCCTTGACCAGCAGAAGACTTGTCAATGGCAGTTTAAGCATCGGCAAGGTGATGTATCGATGAATCTCCCACCGCGTCGCCTTATCGATCCGCGCGGCCTCTATGGGGTGCGCTGGCAGGGCTTCAAGCAGTTTCAAAATGATGACTGAGAAAAACAGCCCCCATTGCCAGACATCGACAAAGGCCACGCTCAAAAGAGCGCCCCACGGAGTGGAGAGGAGGTCGGGGGTGGTGCCGGTCAGTTCACGCACTGGCCACGTCAACGCGCCATATAGCGGATGAAATGCGAATTTCCACACGAACGCCGCGCAGACACGAGGCAGCAGCACAGGAATGATGAACAAAAGACAAAGTATATTGCGCCAACGTGTATTTGCTGCCTCAAACATGGCAATACCCAACCCCACGCCGACCAGCATGGTCGACGACACGGTCAGGATTTCCCATTTGAGCGATACCCATAAAGCGTTGAGAAAACGCGGATCGCTGAAAAGCGTCACATAGTTCTGAAACCAGACATAATGCACATCGCCTTGCGACAAAGTGCGGTTCTGGAACGAAATATTGACGGCATAAAGGGCTGGCACGAGGGCCAGCAGCATCAGGATGATCAGTGTCGGCCCCAGAAACACATAGGGCAAAGATCGTCCGCGTTTCATGAAACGCTCCTTGATCGAAGAGTCCAGGCCGTTAACCGCACGATGCGCGCCCGGAATTGCATAACAATAAAATGCTCTTGCGCAACGGACATGCCAGCGCGCATCGGACATGTCGGGCATGGCGTTTGAGCCTGCCCGACATGGAGTTGTAAAAAGCGATCAGAGTTTGCCGGCGAAGGCCTCGAGTTCGTTGAGGGCTTCCTTGATGTCTTTACGATTGCCGGTGATCAGCTCCTCGAGCAGGATACCCCATTGATTGCCCAGTTCCTGCCAGCGCTTGTCTTGCCAGAAGGTCACTTGCGTTTTTGCGCCGGTAGCGGCCATGGCGTCGGCAAGATTTTGGCCGAAGGTCTTGGCATATTCAGGGCTTTGGAAGGTGCTCGTGCGTGTCAGTTCGCCCGGCTGTCCCGCTGCAAGACGACGCGCTTCCTGTTCCTTGGAAGTCGCCCAGGCAATGAACAAGCCAGCGCACGCTTTTTCGGCATCCGTTGCATTTGCCTTGGAAGCGATGGCAAAGCCATGCGCATATCCAGCACCGGGCAGTGGGGTCGGTGGAACAGCAAAAGCCACTTTATCGGCAACCTGACTTTGCGCCTTGTCGACAGACATGCCGCCTAACGGAGCCGATTCGATGATGATCGCCACTTTTCCTGCACGGAAAGCGCCAGTAGACTCATCCCACGAGCCGGTCTGTGTGCCAGGGGCGGAATATTTGAAAAGATCGAGATATTGCTGCGTAGCATCGACCGTCGCATCGGAATTGAAAGCCGGTTTGCCGTCCTTGAACCACTCGCCGCCGTCCGCCTTGAACAACGGCATCCAACGCCAGACATTGGCACCCGATCCACGCTGTCCGCGCAATGCCGTACCATAGACGCCGTTTTTCGGATCATGAAGTTTAGCGACAGCGGCCTTGTATTCATCCCAGGTTTTGGGCGGCTCTATACCGGCCTTCTCCAAGAGATCCGTGCGATAAACCATCAGGTCGCCGCCGCCTTGAATAGGTGCGAACCACTGCTTTCCGTCATAGGTGGCGGCGGCGCGCATACCGGCATCAAAATCGTCGTAATCATAGTCTTTCGGATAAAAGCCTTCGAGCGGGACGATCCAGTCCGAAGACGCGAAGAGTGCCAGATTGGCCTCATCGACATAATAGACATTATAGCTGCCGACCGTCGAGGCATCGGCCTGCGATTTGGCGCGCCGGTCGTTTTCATTGAGATAGCTGATCTCGAAGCCTGCTCCTGACAGTTCCTCGAATTCATCAACTTCCTGCTCCAAAAGCGTCAGACCATCGCGAGGCTGCGCGAGAATGCGCAGATCGTTTTCACATACGGCTGCGGCAAAACTATTGGAAGCAGCGGTGAGCGCAGCAAGTGCGACACCTGCCCGAAAAATGGCATTCAACATGATTATCCTCCCCATGAACGCTTTCTATAAGCGTCTAACAGGCGGACTTTCGGAGAATAGCCGCAAAAGCACTAGATTGCTTTTTAACACCAACTGATACTATTATGACATAATTGAGGAGAATATAGCAAACAACCATGCCAATTCCATCGGAAGTTCCCCTGTCGAAGCCTGCGCCAACGCAGAGCGCCTATTCTGCCATACGGGAGAGGATCAAGTTGCCGGATGGGCAATCCTACCTCATCCGCCGCGATGACTATCCGATTGCGATCTGCATCTGGAACTATCACCCGGAATGGGAACTTCATTATATTCCCGAGGCAAACGGCCTCGCTTATGTGGGTGATTATGTCGGCTCCTTTGCTCCGGGTCATCTGGTGCTCACAGGAACCAATCTGCCGCATAACTGGATTACACCGGGCGCGACCAGCCTGCCGGGGCGTGACCTCGTTCTGCAATTCGACGCCGACGCGCTCGTGGGGGCGCGCACCGCCTGTCCTGAATTCGACATATTGCATCGGCTGAAGCCACTTTCCCTGCAAGGGATCGAGATCACGGGGCGGGCTGCGGCGCGGATCGGAAGGATGATGGTCGATCTGCATCGCAAGGGCAACGCCAGCGGACTGGGCCTGTTCATCGATATTCTGAAGGCCATTGAGGCGACGTCCGAAAAACGCCTGTTGGCCAGTTCGCATTTCGTCTCGCTCTACAATGAAAAATCGGACCGGCGCCACAGGCGCATCGATGAGGCAATCCAGTTGCTGCAATCGACGCCATCCATGCAGATGCAGGAAGTTGCAGCGGCAATCGGTCTGGGATCGTCTGCTTTTTCACGCGCCTTCAAACGGCTGACGGGACTTGATTTTTCAGCTTATAGCCGTTCGGTGCGCGTTTGGCGCGCTCGCACCCTCCTGACTGAAACGGATATGTCTATAACCGATATATGTTTTGAAGCCGGTTTCAATAATCTGTCAAATTTCAATCGCTATTTCCGGATGGAAACTGGCCTGACGCCCCGCTCTTACCGTCAGGTTTCGCATATTCGCGCAAGTTCCATCGATGCCGCTCATGCTCATCCGCTTTCAATCTAACGCATATCTCTTAAAGTGGGGCCCGTTTTCAGGATAATATATGATTAAAAACAGAATCTTAAAGCGCGTCTTCTGAATACACTAGAATGCGACGCAATACTGTGGGAGCCTTTTTTGGCTGATCGCCCGAGCCATGTGCGCATTCACGAAAGCTTCAAGCTACTGTTAAAGTCCTGTTATACTAGCAGCCTATTCCCCGTGCAGTTTTTAAGATCGACCATTTGATTTTCTTTGGTCGTCACTGTCGGGGAAAGTTATGCTTATCAATCGTCGTCACGCATTGGGCCTTATGGGCGCCACAGCCAGCACGTTCATCATGCCGGGTATCGTCCGCGCCGATCAACGACGCTCGATCACGGTCGCTGTGCAGAAGATCACCAACAACAATACGCTCGATATCTGGAACGAACAGTCCAATGTCGGTGAGCGCATCTTCTTCCCCAATCTGTGGGAAGGCCTGATTCTGCGTGACTGGATGGGTAATCAAGGGCCTGTTCCCGGTCTCGCCACC
It encodes:
- a CDS encoding sugar ABC transporter substrate-binding protein, giving the protein MMLNAIFRAGVALAALTAASNSFAAAVCENDLRILAQPRDGLTLLEQEVDEFEELSGAGFEISYLNENDRRAKSQADASTVGSYNVYYVDEANLALFASSDWIVPLEGFYPKDYDYDDFDAGMRAAATYDGKQWFAPIQGGGDLMVYRTDLLEKAGIEPPKTWDEYKAAVAKLHDPKNGVYGTALRGQRGSGANVWRWMPLFKADGGEWFKDGKPAFNSDATVDATQQYLDLFKYSAPGTQTGSWDESTGAFRAGKVAIIIESAPLGGMSVDKAQSQVADKVAFAVPPTPLPGAGYAHGFAIASKANATDAEKACAGLFIAWATSKEQEARRLAAGQPGELTRTSTFQSPEYAKTFGQNLADAMAATGAKTQVTFWQDKRWQELGNQWGILLEELITGNRKDIKEALNELEAFAGKL
- a CDS encoding helix-turn-helix domain-containing protein, with the translated sequence MPIPSEVPLSKPAPTQSAYSAIRERIKLPDGQSYLIRRDDYPIAICIWNYHPEWELHYIPEANGLAYVGDYVGSFAPGHLVLTGTNLPHNWITPGATSLPGRDLVLQFDADALVGARTACPEFDILHRLKPLSLQGIEITGRAAARIGRMMVDLHRKGNASGLGLFIDILKAIEATSEKRLLASSHFVSLYNEKSDRRHRRIDEAIQLLQSTPSMQMQEVAAAIGLGSSAFSRAFKRLTGLDFSAYSRSVRVWRARTLLTETDMSITDICFEAGFNNLSNFNRYFRMETGLTPRSYRQVSHIRASSIDAAHAHPLSI